Proteins encoded together in one Telopea speciosissima isolate NSW1024214 ecotype Mountain lineage chromosome 6, Tspe_v1, whole genome shotgun sequence window:
- the LOC122665368 gene encoding cinnamoyl-CoA reductase-like SNL6, with translation MTPASSASSFDEDYSISRTVCVMDASGPLGSSLVDRLLQRGYTVHAALQNHGDSQAFINTLHVENNKNLKVFHSDPFDYQSIVDALKGCSGLFYTFEPPRHQPTFDEFMAEVEVRTAHNVLEACAQIDTIDKIVFTSSVTAVIWGDDRKSTPDFDERNWSDVNFCRKYKLWHALSKTVSEKMAWALAMDRGLSMVTVNAGLILGPDLSITSPYQKGAPEMYKDGVFVTVDLKFLVDAHICVFEDVSSYGRYLCFNHVINRPEDAVKLAQMLTPTSASSSPPQSDEDSKVYEQRISNKKLKTLIMEFAGSGSIME, from the exons ATGACACCAGCATCATCAGCATCGTCCTTTGATGAGGACTACTCAATCTCAAGAACTGTGTGCGTAATGGACGCTTCAGGTCCCCTTGGTTCCTCCCTTGTGGATCGTCTCCTCCAACGAGGCTACACAGTCCACGCTGCCCTTCAGAATCATG GTGATTCACAAGCTTTCATTAATACACTTCATGTTGAGAATAACAAGAACCTGAAGGTCTTCCATTCCGATCCCTTCGATTACCAGAGCATCGTTGATGCCTTGAAGGGTTGTTCCGGCTTGTTCTACACCTTTGAGCCTCCCCGTCATCAACCCACCTTCGACGAATTTATGGCGGAAGTGGAAGTGAGAACGGCGCACAATGTGCTGGAAGCTTGCGCACAGATCGACACGATTGACAAAATCGTGTTTACGTCGTCAGTAACGGCCGTTATCTGGGGTGACGATAGAAAGTCAACCCCGGATTTTGACGAGAGGAACTGGAGTGACGTCAACTTCTGCAGAAAATacaag TTATGGCACGCACTATCGAAGACGGTATCGGAGAAGATGGCTTGGGCTCTGGCGATGGACCGTGGGCTTAGTATGGTGACCGTCAATGCTGGGCTTATATTGGGCCCAGATCTGTCAATCACAAGCCCATATCAGAAAGGAGCCCCTGAGATGTACAAAGATGGTGTGTTCGTAACGGTTGACCTGAAGTTCCTCGTTGACGCTCACATCTGTGTCTTCGAAGACGTCTCCAGTTACGGCCGTTATCTCTGCTTCAACCACGTCATTAACCGACCCGAAGACGCCGTCAAATTGGCCCAGATGTTAACGCCCacctctgcttcttcctctcctcctcaAAG TGACGAGGATTCGAAGGTTTACGAACAGAGGATCAGTAATAAGAAGTTGAAGACACTCATTATGGAGTTCGCTGGGAGTGGAAGTATCATGGAGTGA